TACGGAATTCACCTCGATGAACTGCCAATGCGCCGCACGCGGAGAACGCGAATGCGCTGCCGCGCGCGACGCATCGCGCTTACGCTTCCTTGTTGCCCTTGATGTCGAAGCTCGCCGTGACGGCGCCGCCGCTGCCGCCCTGTGCGTTCTGCACGACATACTCCTGCTTCACCTTCGAGAACGACAGCGACACCGTCTCGCGGCTCTTTTCCTCGCCGGCCTTGCTGCCCGACGGCTTTACGCGCGTAACGATCACGTCGCTCATCGTGAGCTTCAGGTATTCGAGCGGGTTGCCGCCGGCCTTGCGCATCACCAGCACGGCCTGGTCGATGTGCTTGCCCGTCAGCGCGTACTTCATCAGGTTCGGGCTCGCGCGGTCGATGTTGTGTTCGAACGTGAGATCCTTGACGGTCGCCTTCCCGGCGCCGCCGCCGCTACCCGAATGCATCGACGATTCCTGCAGGATTTCCCAATCCCAGTTCAGGATCTCGATCTCGTCCTTGTGCTTGTCGTCGAGCGATTCGCCGTTGATGCCGTCGATCTTCAGAAAAATGTCCTGTGCCATGCGTAGTACTCCTTTTAGTGAACGTTGGAATCGGGCCGATCGTCGTCTGCCGAAGGCGTCCGATGCGGCCCTGCGGGATCTGCCGGGTGCTTAAGCGGCTTCCTTGATCGACGGCAGCTTCGTCACGAGCCGCAGCGAAACGGTCAGCCCTTCGAGCTGGAAGTGCGGACGCAGGAAGAACTTCGCCTGGTAGTAGCCGGGGTTGCCTTCGACGTCCTCCACCAGCACCTCGGCCGCCGCGAGCGGCCGGCGTGCCTTCGTGTCCTGCGACGAGTTCGCGGGGTCGGCGTCGACGTAGTTCATGATCCATTCGTTGAGCCAGCGCTGCATGTCTTCGCGCTCCTTGAACGCGCCGATCTTGTCGCGCACGATGCACTTCAGGTAATGCGCGAAGCGCGAGCAGGCGAACAGGTACGGCAGGCGCGCCGACAGATTCGCATTCGCGGTTGCGTCGGGATCGTGATACTCGACCGGCTTCTGCAGCGACTGGGCGCCGATGAAGGTCGCGTGATCGGTGTTCTTGCGATGCACGAGCGGGATGAAACCGTTCTTCGACAGCTCGGCCTCGCGACGATCCGAAATCGCGATCTCGGTCGGGCACTTCATGTCGACGCCGCCGTCGTCGGTCGGAAACGTATGGCACGGCAGGTTGTCGACCGTGCCGCCTGATTCGACGCCGCGGATCAGCGAGCACCAGCCGTACTGCTTGAACGAGCGGTTGATGTTGACGCCCATTGCATATGCCGCGTTCGCCCAGCCGTAGCGGCTGTGGTCGGAGCCGTTCGTGTCTTCCTCGAAGTCGAATTGGTCGACCGGATTGGTCTTCGCGCCGTACGGCAGCCGCGCCAGGAAGCGCGGCATCGCGAGGCCGACGTAGCGCGCGTCCTCGGTGTTGCGCAGCGAATTCCACGCGGTGTATTCGAGGTTCTGCGTGAAGATCTTCGTCAGGTCGCGCGGGTTCGCCAGTTCCTGCCACGACTCCATCTGCAGCACCGAAGGCGCCGCACCGGTCACGAACGGCGTGTGTGCGGCCGCCGCCACCTTCGCGATCGAACCGAGCAGATCGACGTCCGGCGGCGTGTGGTCGAAGTAATAGTCGGCCACGATGCACCCGTACGGCTCGCCGCCGAGCTGGCCGTATTCCTGTTCGTAGATCTGCTTGAAAAGCGGGCTCTGATCCCACGCCAGCCCCTTGTAGCGCCGCATCGTGCGATGCAGTTCGGCCTTCGACACATCCATCACGCGGATCTTCAGGTGCTCGTCCGTCTCGGTGTTCGACACGAGATGGTTCAGGCCGCGCCACGCGGATTCGAGCGCCTGATAGTCGTCGTGATGCAGGATCAGGTTGATTTGCTCGGAAAGCTTGCGATCGATCTGCGCGATGATGGCCGCGATGCTCTTGTAGGCGTCGTCGCTGATCGTGATCGACTGCGTGAGCGCCTGCTCCGCGAGTGTCTGCACCGCATGTTCCACCGCCGCGCGGGCCTGATCCGTCTTCGGCCGGAATTCCCGCTCGAGCAACTGCGTGAAATCGGATTGGGTCGCGGCCTGCGCCTCGACGGCGTGCACTTGCTGTTTTGCCATTTTGGTCGTCCTCGATCGGTTTGTCGGTCAGCTCGCGTCGGCAGGATCGGCCGCGCCCGCTTCGTGCCGCTCCGGCCGCGGCGCCGCAGCCAGCGACTTCAGCAGCGCCGGGTCCTGCAGCAGCTGGGTGACGAGCGCCTCCGCGCCCGACTTGCCGTCCATGTACGTCTGCAGGTTCGCCAGCTGCGTACGCGCCTGGAGCAGGCGGCGCAGCGGCTCGACCTTGTCGGCGATCGCGGCCGGCGAGAAGTCCTCCATGCTTTCGAACGTCATGTCGACCATCATCTGGCCTTCGCCCGTCAGCGTATTTGGCACGGCAAACGCGACGCGCGGCCGGATCGCCTTCATCCGCTCGTCGAAGTTGTCGATGTCGATTTCCAGAAACCGACGCTCGGACACCGCCGGCAGCGGCTCGACCGGATGCTTGCCGGAGAGGTCGGCCAGTACGCCCATCACGAACGGAAGCTCGACTTTCTTCTCCGAGCCATACACTTCGACGTCGTATTCGATCTGCACACGCGGCGCACGATTGCGCGCGATGAACTTCTGCGAACTGCTAGCGGACATGAACGGTCTCCTGACAGGGGTTGGCGGATATCGAGCTCAACGACGCGGCTCGAGTAGATGAGAAGGGGTGGCCTCGAACGTCAGCGCCTGTGCGGGCAACGCGGAGGAGTCGGTGACGCCGATCGCGATGCGCGCGAGCGGCACGCGCGATGCGAACGCATCGAGCCAGAGCGCGGAAAGGCGCGGCAGCACGTGCTGTTCGATGAAGCCGATCAGCACGCGCGCGCCTGTCTCCTGAACGAGACAACGGCCGACGATGTAGTGCACGACTGCGTCGTCGCAGACAAGCGCGATGTCATGGGTGTCTGCCATGCGTTTCGCGACGCGGTCCAGATGCAGGCGGACGATGTTGGCAAGCGCGTCGGTGGCGAGCGGCCGGTACGGCACGACGGTCACACGCCCCATGAACGCCGCCGGGAATACCTTCAGCAATTCCGGCGCAAGCGCGTCGCGCAGGCCGTCGAGATCCGGTGACAGCGCCGGATCTGCACACAGGCTCGCGCTAAGCTCGGCGCCGGCGTTGCTCGTCAGCAGGATGGTGGTATGGCGGAAGTCGATATGGCGGCCGTCGCCGTCTTCCATGTAGCCCTTGTCGAACACCTGGAAGAACATTTCGTGCACGTCGCGATGCGCCTTTTCGATCTCGTCGAGCAACACGACCGCGTAGGGCCGCCGGCGCACCGCTTCGGTCAGCACGCCGCCCTCGCCGTAGCCGACATAACCGGGCGGCGCGCCTTTCAGGCCCGACACGGTGTGGGCTTCCTGATACTCGCTCATGTTGATCGTGATCAGGTTCTGCTCGCCGCCGTATAGCGCCTCGGCCAGCGCCAGCGCCGTCTCGGTCTTGCCGACGCCGGACGGCCCCGCCAGCAGAAACACGCCCAGCGGCTTGTTCGGATCGGTCAGGCCCGACCGCGCGGTCTGCACGCGCTCGCCAATCAGGTTCAGCGCATCGCTCTGCCCGATCACGCGTGCCGCGAGCGTTTCCGGAAGGCGGCGCACGGCGACGATCTCGTCGGTGACCATGCGGCCGACCGGGATGCCGGTCCAGTCCGAGACGATCTCGGCGACGATGGCGGCGTCCACTTCGGGAAAGACGAGCGGCGCATCGCCCTGCAGCGCGGCCAGCGTCCGTTCGAGTTCACGCAAGCTGTCGAGCGATACCGGCGAACCCGCCTCGCCCGCGATCGCGGCTTCGCGCGCGGAAAGCAACGCCTGAGCGGCCTGCGCCTGTGCGCGCCAGCGATCCGCGAGTGCCGCTTCTTCCGTCGCCAGTGCGTCGATGCGCGTGCGCACGCGATGCAGCGCCTTGTCCGCATCGAGACCGATACGGGCCTCCTGTACCAGCAGCGTTTCTTCGGTGCGCGCGGCAGCCAGGCGCTGCCGCACGTCGTCCAGCTCGCGCGGCGTCGCGTGCTGCGACAGCGCGACGCGCGCGCACGCGGTGTCGAGCAGGCTGATCGCCTTGTCCGGCAATTGACGGGACGGAATGTAACGATGCGACAGCGTTACGGCAGCGCGGATCGCTTCGTCCCGTACGACGACGCCGTGATGCGACGAAAACGTCGATGCGAGGCCGCGCACCATGTCGGCCGCCGCCGCTTCGGACGGCTCTGCGACCTGCAACACCTGAAAGCGCCGCGTCAGCGCGGGATCCTTCTCGATATGCCGCTTGTATTCGGCCCAGGTCGTCGCGCCGATGGTGCGGATCGTGCCGCGCGCGAGCGCCGGTTTCAGGAGATTCGCGGCGTCGCCGGTGCCGGCTTGCCCGCCCGCGCCGATCAGCGTATGGATTTCGTCGACGAACAGGATGATGGGGGCGGCCGAGCGTGCTGCGGCCTCGAGGACGTCCTTCAGGCGGGCCTCGAACTCCCCCTTCATGCTGGCGCCCGCCAGCAGCGCGCCGACATCGAGGCTCAGCAATTTGACGTCGGCCAGATTCGGCGGCACGTTGCCCGCGGCGATCGCATGCGCCAACCCCTCCACCACCGCGGTCTTGCCGACACCGGCCTCACCGGTGATCAGCGGATTGTTCTGCCGCCGACGCAGCAGCACGTCGATCACGGTGCGGATTTCCAGTTCGCGGCCGATAACGGGATCGATTTCGCCGGCGCGTGCTCGCGCGGTGAGATCGAGGCAATACCGCTCGAGCGCGTTGCCCTTCGGCGCGTCCGACACGGCACCGGAGGCCTCGCCCGGCAGCGCCGGCGCCAGCTTGCTGCGATCGTACGGCTCGTCCGACGCCTCCGGCGACCCGTCGATCCACGCGGGAAGCACGTCGCCAAGATTGGCCACGGGGATCTTGCCGAACTCGGCGGAAATGGCGAGGAGCACGCGCCGCAGTTCGGGTGTCGAGACCAGCGCTGCGATCAGCCATGCGCCGCGCACGCGACGATCGCCATGGCCCAGGGTCGCCAGCACCCAGCCGCGCTCGATGGCCGTTTCGATGTGCCAGGAAAAATCGCTGATCGAACTCGCGCCGGCCGGCAGCGCAGCCAGCGCCCGCGCCAGGTCGCACTCGAGCGCATCGCGATCGATATCCGCATGGCGCACGATCCGCTGCAGGTCGCCGTCCGGCTGCTGGAGCAGTTGGTGCAGCCAGTGGACGAGTTCGACGAACGGGTTCCCGCGCAGCTTGCAGAAACGCGTCGCCGATTCGATTCCCCGGTAGAGCTCGACCCCGAGCTTGCCGAACAAGGTCTGGCGTGAAACGTTCATGGTGGTCCGGTTTTGTTCGTTAGCGTGTTGCGAACGAATCCGTCATGGCGATGAGGACTCCTCGATGGTCGCCACGCCGGACGCGATCTCGATCGCTCGAAACACGCTTCTCTCTCTCCGATTCAAAAAAACGGCCGACTCGAATCAGGAGCCAAATTATCAACACGAAAAAATAAATACGTCAATGCATTAATCGACTCGATTAAATTTAATGCAAATTCGTACAAATCCTATATTTCATCGCGTCGAGCGCATTTGCAAGCCATCTATCGGACTCGTACGAGCCACTCACCGCGTCAGGGCGAGCCATTCCCTCAAGTCGTTGTTATTTCGAGATAAACAACGAAGCAACACCATACTGGACATGAAAAAAGACACCAATCTTTTGATTCGAATCACATTTCCTTTTCGGCGTTGCATTATTTAACGATCGATTTTTAAGTCACCCCGCGATATTTTGTTGACCGGGTATTTTTTGAGATGAAAGATTCATCGATACTCTCGTTTTATTTCCCGATCTTTCGCAAATCGAACCCGTTCATGCGCTTCCTTCGCCTGTCCCGGCATCGTCGATCGAACACCTTGCTCGTCGCACCCGCGCCGGAGAAAACACATCGGGAGTCCGTTGCCGAAGCATTGCGGCTGGACGGCACCCTCGATTGCGCGCGCGCCGACGACGACATACTCGGCCTGCTCGGCATCGGCACCCGGGAAGGCGCTACGCGCGCGCACGCCGCCGAGAACGCGGCCGACATCGAATCCGGTCACACCGATGCGCTGATCGACGCACTGCATGCGCAGTACTGGCGCGCCCTCGCCGACCCTGACGCACCGCCCGCTTCGACATGGATCCCATCGGGGGACGACACGCTCACGGCCGAGATCGCGCCGGATCACGCGCACGACCTCCCTGCCCGCGAAAGCCAGCGGCATTCGGACTCGATCGAAACGTTCCTGTCCGGCAATCTCACGATCGAGGATGCCTTCGGTCATCTGGACAGACACGCGGAAGCGATGACCGATGACGGAGCCGTTCCGGAAATCCTGCGCCTGTTCGCGCCGCCCGAGTTTCATGCCGAGGCCGCGCACGGCGCCGCCGCCCTGCCGCCGCTGACCCGGCGCGAGCACCACGCGCTCTCCGTGGACAGTCCGCTCGCCGCCCCCTTGCGCAAGGACTCGGCATGACGATGCTCGTCTTCGTCGATACAGCCGCCACGCGGCGTGCACGTCACGTCCCGCCCGCCGATCAGATCGCGCACATAGACGCGCGTATCCGCGCAACGCGAATCAAGCCATGAACGAACGCCGAAAACGCCAGCCCGGTGCCGATGCCCCGATCGCTCGTACGCCGCGGCGCGCCAGCTCGCATCTGATGCCGACGCTGCTCGACCGTCTGCGCGACGACGCCCCGCATCGACAAACCGAAGCGCCCGAGGCATACACGGCGACGCGCAAGCAGATGCGCGACATCGTCCAGCGCGATCTCGCCTATCTGCTCAATACGACGAGTATCGAAGACCGGATCGATCGCGCCCGCTATCCGCAAGCCGCCGCATCGACGGTCAATTTCGGCGTGCCGCCGCTCGCGGGCACCTTTATCGCATCGCGCCGTTGGAGCGACGTCGAATCGATGATCCGCCGCGCGATCGGCGATTTCGAGCCGCGCCTGATTCCGGAGTCGCTCGTGGTATCGCCACGCGCCGATACCGATGCCGATACCGCCGGCGAACATCGCAACGTGCTCGCCTTCGAAGTGCGCGGCCTGATCCACATGGATCCGTATCCGCTCGAATTCATGGTGCAAAGCTCGCTGGACCTCGAAACGAGCGAAATCCGGATCACCGGCATGCGCGCCGGCTGAGCACGGCACACCCCGACCACAACGAGGCCTCTCCGATGGACCCGCGACTGCTCGACTACTACAACCAGGAACTCATCTACATGCGCGAGCTCGCCGCCGAATTCGCGCATGCGCATCCGAAGATCGCGCGTCGGCTCGGCATGCAGGCCGGCGAGGTGGCGGACCCGTATGTCGAACGCCTGATCGAATCGTTCAGCTTCATGGCCGCGCGCATGCAGATCAAGCTCGATGCAGAATTTCCGCGCTTCACGGAACGGCTGCTCGAGGTCATCTATCCGAACTACGTCGCGCCGACGCCGTCGATCTCGATCGCTCGCGTGTATCCCGGACAGACCGAAGGCAGCCTCGTCGACGGCTATCGCCTCCCGCGCGGCACCACGTTCACAGCGCAGGTTCCCGACGGCGAGCGCACGGCCTGCCGCTTCACGAGCGGACAGGACGTCACGCTGTGGCCGCTCGCGATCACCGACGCGCGGCTGACCGGCATTCCGCCGGATATCCCGGCGCTGGCGCGCTATAGCGCGCCCGATACACCCGTGCGCGGCGCGCTTCGAATCAGGCTCGC
The sequence above is a segment of the Burkholderia multivorans ATCC BAA-247 genome. Coding sequences within it:
- a CDS encoding Hcp family type VI secretion system effector, translating into MAQDIFLKIDGINGESLDDKHKDEIEILNWDWEILQESSMHSGSGGGAGKATVKDLTFEHNIDRASPNLMKYALTGKHIDQAVLVMRKAGGNPLEYLKLTMSDVIVTRVKPSGSKAGEEKSRETVSLSFSKVKQEYVVQNAQGGSGGAVTASFDIKGNKEA
- the tssC gene encoding type VI secretion system contractile sheath large subunit, whose protein sequence is MAKQQVHAVEAQAATQSDFTQLLEREFRPKTDQARAAVEHAVQTLAEQALTQSITISDDAYKSIAAIIAQIDRKLSEQINLILHHDDYQALESAWRGLNHLVSNTETDEHLKIRVMDVSKAELHRTMRRYKGLAWDQSPLFKQIYEQEYGQLGGEPYGCIVADYYFDHTPPDVDLLGSIAKVAAAAHTPFVTGAAPSVLQMESWQELANPRDLTKIFTQNLEYTAWNSLRNTEDARYVGLAMPRFLARLPYGAKTNPVDQFDFEEDTNGSDHSRYGWANAAYAMGVNINRSFKQYGWCSLIRGVESGGTVDNLPCHTFPTDDGGVDMKCPTEIAISDRREAELSKNGFIPLVHRKNTDHATFIGAQSLQKPVEYHDPDATANANLSARLPYLFACSRFAHYLKCIVRDKIGAFKEREDMQRWLNEWIMNYVDADPANSSQDTKARRPLAAAEVLVEDVEGNPGYYQAKFFLRPHFQLEGLTVSLRLVTKLPSIKEAA
- the tssB gene encoding type VI secretion system contractile sheath small subunit, which encodes MSASSSQKFIARNRAPRVQIEYDVEVYGSEKKVELPFVMGVLADLSGKHPVEPLPAVSERRFLEIDIDNFDERMKAIRPRVAFAVPNTLTGEGQMMVDMTFESMEDFSPAAIADKVEPLRRLLQARTQLANLQTYMDGKSGAEALVTQLLQDPALLKSLAAAPRPERHEAGAADPADAS
- the tssH gene encoding type VI secretion system ATPase TssH is translated as MNVSRQTLFGKLGVELYRGIESATRFCKLRGNPFVELVHWLHQLLQQPDGDLQRIVRHADIDRDALECDLARALAALPAGASSISDFSWHIETAIERGWVLATLGHGDRRVRGAWLIAALVSTPELRRVLLAISAEFGKIPVANLGDVLPAWIDGSPEASDEPYDRSKLAPALPGEASGAVSDAPKGNALERYCLDLTARARAGEIDPVIGRELEIRTVIDVLLRRRQNNPLITGEAGVGKTAVVEGLAHAIAAGNVPPNLADVKLLSLDVGALLAGASMKGEFEARLKDVLEAAARSAAPIILFVDEIHTLIGAGGQAGTGDAANLLKPALARGTIRTIGATTWAEYKRHIEKDPALTRRFQVLQVAEPSEAAAADMVRGLASTFSSHHGVVVRDEAIRAAVTLSHRYIPSRQLPDKAISLLDTACARVALSQHATPRELDDVRQRLAAARTEETLLVQEARIGLDADKALHRVRTRIDALATEEAALADRWRAQAQAAQALLSAREAAIAGEAGSPVSLDSLRELERTLAALQGDAPLVFPEVDAAIVAEIVSDWTGIPVGRMVTDEIVAVRRLPETLAARVIGQSDALNLIGERVQTARSGLTDPNKPLGVFLLAGPSGVGKTETALALAEALYGGEQNLITINMSEYQEAHTVSGLKGAPPGYVGYGEGGVLTEAVRRRPYAVVLLDEIEKAHRDVHEMFFQVFDKGYMEDGDGRHIDFRHTTILLTSNAGAELSASLCADPALSPDLDGLRDALAPELLKVFPAAFMGRVTVVPYRPLATDALANIVRLHLDRVAKRMADTHDIALVCDDAVVHYIVGRCLVQETGARVLIGFIEQHVLPRLSALWLDAFASRVPLARIAIGVTDSSALPAQALTFEATPSHLLEPRR
- a CDS encoding TagK domain-containing protein, which translates into the protein MKDSSILSFYFPIFRKSNPFMRFLRLSRHRRSNTLLVAPAPEKTHRESVAEALRLDGTLDCARADDDILGLLGIGTREGATRAHAAENAADIESGHTDALIDALHAQYWRALADPDAPPASTWIPSGDDTLTAEIAPDHAHDLPARESQRHSDSIETFLSGNLTIEDAFGHLDRHAEAMTDDGAVPEILRLFAPPEFHAEAAHGAAALPPLTRREHHALSVDSPLAAPLRKDSA
- the tssE gene encoding type VI secretion system baseplate subunit TssE — protein: MNERRKRQPGADAPIARTPRRASSHLMPTLLDRLRDDAPHRQTEAPEAYTATRKQMRDIVQRDLAYLLNTTSIEDRIDRARYPQAAASTVNFGVPPLAGTFIASRRWSDVESMIRRAIGDFEPRLIPESLVVSPRADTDADTAGEHRNVLAFEVRGLIHMDPYPLEFMVQSSLDLETSEIRITGMRAG